A window of the bacterium genome harbors these coding sequences:
- a CDS encoding formate--tetrahydrofolate ligase, which produces MPLDPRQHKDWEIAEEAEGRMKTVSELGEMLGLENTELLPMGHYLGKLDFAAILKRLKDKPNGKYIDVTAITPTPLGEGKSTTTMGLVEGLGKKGIKVIGAIRQPSGGPTFNIKGSAAGGGLAQCIPLTPFSLGLTGDIDKVTNAHNLAMVALTSRLQHECNYTDAELAKRGLKRLDIDPKNVEMRWVIDFCAQSLRDIIIGHGGKMDGVLMRSGFAIAVSSEIMAILAVSTSLKDMRERMGKIVVAYNKRGEPVTTGDLEVDGAMTAWMVQALNPNLLQTLEGQPVLVHAGPFANIAIGQSSIVADQIGLKLADYVVTESGFGADIGFEKFWNLKCRFSGLKPHCAVIVATVRALKMHGGGPKVVPGKPLDEAYTSENVDLVAKGCQNLIAHIETVKKAGINPVVCINAFHTDTKDEIAAIRRLAEQTGARVALSEHWLKGGEGALELADAVMDACRDENDFRFLYADTTPLRERIKLLATEVYGASDVTYSPDALAKAKKIEEDPELAKLGTCMVKTHLSLSHDPNIKGRPKGWTLPIRDIMLYRGAGFVVPVAGDIKLMPGTASDPAFRRVDVDTETGKVRGLF; this is translated from the coding sequence ATGCCTTTAGATCCAAGACAGCACAAAGACTGGGAAATTGCTGAAGAAGCAGAAGGCCGGATGAAGACTGTATCCGAATTGGGGGAGATGCTCGGCCTGGAAAACACGGAGCTGCTTCCCATGGGACACTACCTGGGGAAGCTGGATTTTGCTGCTATCCTGAAGCGATTGAAAGATAAACCAAATGGTAAATACATCGATGTAACGGCCATTACTCCGACCCCGCTGGGCGAGGGAAAAAGCACTACTACCATGGGTCTGGTCGAAGGGCTTGGAAAGAAAGGAATTAAGGTCATAGGAGCCATCCGCCAGCCATCCGGCGGGCCAACCTTTAACATCAAGGGAAGTGCAGCCGGAGGAGGACTGGCCCAGTGTATCCCCCTGACTCCTTTCTCGCTGGGCCTGACCGGAGACATCGACAAGGTGACCAATGCCCACAATCTGGCCATGGTGGCCCTGACTTCACGGCTGCAGCATGAGTGTAATTATACCGATGCCGAACTGGCCAAACGGGGTTTGAAACGGCTGGATATCGATCCCAAGAATGTCGAGATGCGCTGGGTCATCGATTTCTGTGCCCAGTCGCTGCGGGATATTATCATTGGACATGGCGGCAAGATGGATGGCGTACTCATGAGATCCGGTTTTGCCATTGCCGTCAGCTCCGAAATCATGGCCATTCTGGCTGTCTCCACCAGTCTGAAGGATATGCGGGAGCGGATGGGCAAGATCGTCGTGGCTTACAACAAGCGCGGTGAGCCGGTCACTACCGGAGACCTCGAGGTCGATGGGGCCATGACTGCCTGGATGGTGCAGGCCCTCAATCCGAACCTGTTGCAAACCCTCGAAGGACAGCCGGTTCTGGTTCATGCCGGTCCTTTTGCCAATATCGCCATTGGCCAGTCCTCGATCGTGGCCGATCAGATAGGGCTGAAACTGGCTGATTACGTGGTCACGGAAAGCGGATTCGGCGCCGACATCGGTTTTGAGAAGTTCTGGAACCTCAAGTGCCGCTTCAGCGGCCTGAAGCCGCACTGCGCGGTCATTGTGGCCACGGTCCGGGCCCTCAAGATGCACGGAGGCGGCCCCAAGGTCGTGCCCGGAAAGCCGCTGGACGAAGCCTATACTTCCGAAAACGTGGACCTGGTCGCAAAGGGCTGCCAGAACCTGATTGCCCATATCGAGACAGTCAAAAAGGCCGGAATCAACCCGGTGGTTTGCATCAATGCCTTCCATACCGACACGAAGGACGAAATCGCCGCCATCCGCCGCCTGGCCGAGCAGACAGGTGCCAGAGTGGCTCTCTCGGAGCACTGGCTGAAGGGTGGAGAAGGAGCCCTGGAGCTGGCAGACGCGGTAATGGATGCCTGCAGGGATGAGAATGACTTCCGCTTCCTGTATGCCGATACCACGCCGCTGCGGGAGCGAATCAAACTCCTGGCCACCGAGGTCTATGGAGCCAGTGATGTGACCTATTCTCCCGATGCTCTGGCCAAAGCCAAAAAGATCGAGGAGGACCCGGAGCTTGCCAAACTGGGCACCTGCATGGTCAAAACCCACCTCAGCCTTTCCCATGATCCGAATATCAAGGGCCGTCCCAAGGGATGGACTCTGCCCATCCGGGACATCATGCTGTACCGGGGAGCTGGATTTGTGGTGCCAGTGGCCGGAGATATCAAACTGATGCCCGGAACTGCCTCCGATCCTGCTTTCCGGCGAGTCGATGTGGATACCGAAACCGGTAAGGTGAGGGGGTTGTTTTAA